One segment of Pseudodesulfovibrio sp. 5S69 DNA contains the following:
- a CDS encoding helix-turn-helix domain-containing protein, which produces MSTSFIYHAFGLRGYDYGRQDFIAGNIIMKVQPEDDLICCPCCRSRDIIRHGFAERWVQTVPIGFKPVWLVIPVRRVGCRNCGIVRLIDIQIAEPRRWYTKAFERYALALARKTTIQDVADLFGVGWDTIKSIFNRYLSRRFSKPNLN; this is translated from the coding sequence ATGTCCACGAGTTTCATCTACCACGCGTTCGGCCTGCGAGGCTACGACTACGGTCGACAGGATTTTATCGCAGGCAACATCATCATGAAAGTGCAGCCCGAGGATGACCTGATCTGTTGTCCTTGTTGCCGTTCCAGAGACATCATTCGACACGGCTTTGCTGAACGGTGGGTCCAGACTGTTCCTATCGGCTTTAAGCCAGTCTGGTTGGTCATTCCCGTACGGCGGGTAGGATGTCGCAATTGCGGCATTGTCCGTTTGATCGACATACAGATCGCCGAACCGAGGCGCTGGTATACGAAAGCTTTTGAACGGTATGCTCTCGCCTTGGCAAGGAAAACGACGATCCAGGATGTGGCTGACTTGTTTGGTGTTGGATGGGACACAATCAAATCGATCTTTAACCGGTATCTCTCTCGACGTTTTTCCAAGCCCAACCTGAACTAG
- a CDS encoding LapA family protein → MWPILSKNKERILASTPYQPRRSLIGSKFTAFREKAHLAVSIALVLLSLLFILQNIEQTQISFLFWTISTSRSIMLLVTMLVGVIIGLVAVLGKRVHPVQAYF, encoded by the coding sequence GTGTGGCCAATTCTCTCCAAAAATAAAGAAAGAATCTTAGCATCCACTCCGTATCAACCAAGGAGATCGTTGATAGGAAGCAAGTTCACAGCGTTTCGGGAAAAGGCCCACCTGGCCGTTTCCATTGCGCTCGTATTATTATCCTTGTTGTTTATTCTGCAAAACATTGAACAGACCCAGATATCATTTTTGTTTTGGACGATTTCAACATCACGTTCGATAATGCTTCTGGTCACCATGCTTGTCGGCGTCATCATTGGATTGGTTGCCGTTTTGGGAAAACGGGTTCATCCGGTTCAAGCGTACTTTTGA